A window from Aerococcus sp. Group 1 encodes these proteins:
- the glnA gene encoding type I glutamate--ammonia ligase yields MKQISEEQIRSDIKKENVHFLRLVFSDVNGTLKNVEVPISQLDKVLDNKLMFDGSSIDGFVRIEESDMYLIPDLNTWLIFPWTAGDNKKIGLLLCDIYSTDGTPFIGDPRGNLKRCVQRLNDDGFKEFNLGLEAEFFLFKLNDSDEPTTEVNDHGGYFDLAPVDLGENCRRDIVLTLEEMGFEVEASHHECAPGQHEIDFKYSDVVDACDKVQIFKLIVKSIARKHNLYATFMPKPVYGIAGSGMHCNMSLFDENGNTFYDENSADGLSETAHLFVAGILKHAKAITALGNPIVNSYKRLTPGYEAPVYIAWSAQNRSPLVRIPAARGNSTRIELRSVDPSANPYLVMAACIYAGLDGIENKLPVPEPIDRNIYNMTSKELRESHIEQLPSNLKEAVNFLKEDQVVLDALGSHLSNNFITAKTIEHDEYETQVTQWEVERYLKAY; encoded by the coding sequence ATGAAACAAATTAGCGAAGAGCAAATCCGTTCCGATATCAAAAAAGAAAATGTCCACTTTCTCCGCCTCGTCTTTAGCGATGTCAACGGCACCCTAAAAAATGTCGAAGTGCCGATTAGTCAATTAGATAAGGTTTTGGATAATAAACTGATGTTTGACGGTTCTTCCATCGACGGTTTTGTTCGTATCGAGGAATCCGACATGTATTTAATTCCCGATTTAAATACTTGGTTAATCTTCCCTTGGACCGCTGGTGACAATAAGAAAATCGGCTTACTGCTCTGTGATATTTATTCCACAGACGGCACCCCCTTTATCGGTGACCCCCGCGGCAACCTGAAACGCTGTGTCCAACGTCTAAATGACGATGGCTTTAAGGAATTCAACCTCGGTTTAGAAGCAGAATTCTTCCTCTTTAAATTAAATGACAGTGATGAACCAACGACTGAAGTTAATGACCATGGGGGTTACTTTGACCTGGCTCCCGTTGACCTCGGTGAAAATTGCCGCCGCGATATTGTCCTTACCTTAGAAGAAATGGGCTTTGAAGTGGAAGCCAGTCACCATGAATGTGCCCCTGGCCAACATGAAATTGACTTTAAGTATTCTGATGTGGTGGATGCTTGTGATAAGGTCCAAATCTTCAAATTGATTGTTAAGTCAATCGCCCGCAAGCATAATCTCTATGCCACCTTCATGCCTAAACCTGTATACGGTATCGCTGGTTCAGGGATGCACTGCAACATGTCCCTCTTTGATGAAAACGGCAATACCTTCTACGATGAAAACAGTGCTGACGGCCTTTCCGAAACCGCCCACCTATTTGTTGCTGGGATCTTAAAACACGCCAAAGCCATCACTGCTCTGGGGAACCCAATCGTTAACTCCTACAAACGCCTGACTCCTGGTTATGAAGCCCCAGTCTATATCGCCTGGTCTGCCCAAAACCGGTCACCATTAGTTCGAATTCCTGCAGCCCGTGGCAATTCGACTCGGATTGAATTACGGTCAGTAGACCCTTCCGCTAACCCATACCTCGTTATGGCAGCTTGCATCTATGCCGGTTTAGACGGGATTGAAAACAAACTCCCTGTTCCTGAACCCATTGACCGAAACATTTACAACATGACTTCAAAAGAGTTACGGGAGTCTCATATTGAACAACTGCCTTCTAACTTAAAAGAAGCGGTTAACTTCCTCAAAGAAGACCAAGTGGTGCTCGATGCTCTCGGTAGTCATCTATCCAATAACTTTATTACAGCAAAAACCATTGAGCACGATGAATATGAAACCCAAGTCACCCAATGGGAAGTTGAGCGTTACTTAAAAGCTTACTAA
- a CDS encoding alpha/beta hydrolase fold domain-containing protein, producing MSRNKRLLAYAATVVASLAGYAYHALYQEDRSVKSRLLEDFYRLKNRLKNADEADYRQFLEDQLKTARQGDLNYPKKHGMNISLSSYQNGKAYVLSPENYRPDKLVVYFHGGHRIEAISPKEWRFLENFAEDNQLRLLIPYIEPLSYAYFDEEVERLEGLLDEISLDYTDEDLYLMASDTGALFALPIARDSSSNLILEGLILLSPWVTTKHSITSSQDEEQKDYLMTFSDYQAIASLWQASEGRIIALDADQAGALPRVHLFMGKKDVQYLEVLAFYRKLKQKGLAVDFYAFDYLTHNFHFLAIPEQDEVIDLIAKVVLP from the coding sequence ATGTCAAGAAATAAACGTTTATTAGCTTATGCAGCAACGGTGGTTGCCAGTTTAGCGGGCTATGCTTATCATGCCCTTTACCAAGAAGATCGGAGCGTAAAGAGTCGGCTCCTAGAGGACTTCTACCGGCTCAAAAACCGGCTAAAAAATGCCGATGAGGCTGATTACCGCCAATTCCTAGAAGACCAGTTGAAGACTGCTCGGCAGGGAGATTTAAACTATCCCAAAAAACATGGCATGAACATCTCACTCTCAAGCTATCAAAATGGCAAAGCCTATGTGCTCAGCCCAGAAAACTACCGGCCAGATAAGCTAGTGGTTTATTTCCATGGGGGGCATCGGATTGAAGCAATTTCGCCTAAGGAGTGGCGGTTTTTGGAAAATTTTGCTGAAGACAATCAGCTGCGCCTATTAATCCCCTATATTGAGCCCCTTTCCTACGCTTATTTTGATGAAGAAGTGGAGCGTTTAGAGGGCTTACTGGATGAAATTAGTCTGGACTATACCGATGAAGACCTCTACTTGATGGCTTCAGATACTGGGGCATTATTTGCCTTACCCATTGCAAGAGATAGCAGTAGTAACCTCATCCTTGAAGGGTTGATTTTACTTTCCCCTTGGGTAACGACGAAACATAGCATCACTAGCAGTCAAGACGAGGAACAAAAAGATTACTTGATGACCTTTTCTGATTACCAAGCCATTGCCAGTCTTTGGCAAGCGAGTGAGGGACGAATTATTGCCCTAGACGCTGACCAGGCAGGGGCCTTACCCAGGGTCCATCTCTTTATGGGGAAGAAAGATGTCCAATATTTAGAAGTCTTAGCCTTTTACCGGAAATTAAAGCAAAAGGGACTGGCGGTCGATTTTTATGCTTTTGATTATTTGACCCATAACTTCCATTTCTTGGCTATTCCTGAGCAGGATGAAGTCATTGATTTAATCGCTAAAGTCGTCTTGCCTTAA
- the mgtA gene encoding magnesium-translocating P-type ATPase: MKKFENQGCYRQFAAYSISELFNYYKIDKNGLSDDQVQALREEYGENVIDYGDKASLMEELVQAYLTPFTLILIGLAIISFFTDYVFAAADSRDCISSVIILVLVFISGTVSFIQSKQSNDAAEHLKEMVKVTANVKRAGDFNEIPTEEIVCGDLVKLSAGDLIPADLRIIESKDLFVSQAAMTGESYPVEKMAQATDHAETVVDEANLAFMGSNVISGSAVGIVIAVGEQTLFGDIAKTVTTEEEVTNFDIGISKISTLLMRFMGVMVPVVFLINGIHMKNWLDALIFAISVAVGLTPEMLPMIVTTNLVKGSQTMAKGGTIVKNLNAIQSFGAMDVLCTDKTGTLTQDKIVLEMHLNCDGDEDSGVLRHAYLNSYYQTGLKNLMDVAIIEATHRELDLDPNYYHKVDEIPFDFERRRMSVVVEDKVGKRQLITKGAVEEMLAISSLVLKQGQAIPLTDDLRREIRQQVKDLNEDGLRVIGIAQKTNPPAVDAFSIEDESDMLLIGYLAFLDPPKESTQPALKALADHQVDVKVLTGDNEEVTRSVCRQVGISADSIINGIDLESMDEEALAQAVEDYQVFVKISPQQKAQITQILQDNGHVVGFMGDGINDAAALTTSDVGISVDTAVDIAKESADIILLEKDLMILEKGVVSGREIFGNIMKYINITTSSNFGNTFSILMASLFLPFLPMMPTQLLVLNLIYDIACISIPWDRMDASYLKEPKNWDASHVKNFMIYFGPISSIFDVLSFVALYHWIIPQVLNGSYWTLSTGQQAIFEALFHSGWFVVSLWSQTLVLHMLRTEKLPFIQSRPSFIFTTITTIGIIFGSLLPRTKLGFYLGLAPLPGSFWLLLVAIVISYLVLVTLVKHFYVKHYGKLL, encoded by the coding sequence ATGAAAAAATTTGAAAACCAAGGTTGCTACCGGCAATTTGCTGCTTATTCAATAAGTGAACTTTTTAACTACTATAAAATTGATAAAAACGGCCTTAGCGATGACCAAGTCCAAGCCTTGCGAGAAGAATACGGGGAAAATGTGATCGATTATGGGGACAAAGCTTCCTTAATGGAAGAACTTGTCCAAGCCTATCTCACCCCCTTTACCCTAATTTTAATTGGTCTGGCTATCATTTCATTCTTTACTGACTATGTCTTTGCAGCGGCGGATAGTCGCGATTGCATTAGTTCAGTGATTATTCTGGTCCTGGTCTTTATTTCTGGGACCGTATCCTTTATCCAATCCAAGCAATCCAATGATGCGGCAGAACACTTGAAGGAAATGGTTAAAGTGACTGCCAATGTCAAACGCGCGGGCGATTTCAACGAAATTCCTACCGAAGAGATCGTGTGTGGGGACTTGGTTAAATTATCGGCTGGGGACCTTATTCCCGCTGATCTACGGATTATTGAAAGTAAGGACCTCTTTGTTTCTCAAGCAGCCATGACTGGGGAATCCTATCCGGTAGAAAAAATGGCCCAAGCCACTGATCATGCTGAGACTGTGGTTGATGAGGCAAACCTGGCCTTTATGGGCTCGAACGTCATTAGCGGTAGTGCAGTCGGGATAGTGATTGCTGTCGGGGAGCAGACCCTCTTTGGTGATATTGCAAAAACGGTAACCACCGAAGAAGAAGTCACCAACTTTGATATCGGCATAAGTAAAATTTCCACCCTGCTCATGCGCTTTATGGGAGTGATGGTACCGGTAGTCTTTCTGATTAATGGCATTCATATGAAGAATTGGCTGGATGCTTTGATCTTTGCGATTTCGGTTGCGGTCGGCTTGACCCCGGAAATGCTTCCGATGATCGTGACCACTAACCTGGTCAAGGGGTCACAAACCATGGCCAAGGGTGGGACTATTGTGAAGAATTTAAACGCCATTCAAAGCTTTGGCGCTATGGATGTCTTATGTACCGATAAAACCGGGACCCTGACCCAAGATAAAATTGTTTTAGAAATGCATTTGAACTGTGATGGCGATGAAGACAGTGGGGTACTCCGCCATGCCTACTTGAATTCTTACTACCAAACCGGTTTGAAGAACCTGATGGACGTGGCCATTATCGAAGCCACACACCGGGAACTGGACCTGGACCCTAACTACTACCACAAGGTCGATGAAATTCCCTTTGATTTTGAACGGCGGCGGATGAGTGTCGTTGTCGAAGATAAGGTGGGAAAACGGCAACTAATTACCAAAGGGGCGGTGGAAGAAATGCTAGCCATTTCCTCCCTGGTTCTCAAACAAGGCCAAGCCATTCCTTTAACAGATGACCTCCGGCGAGAAATCCGCCAACAAGTCAAAGATCTCAATGAAGACGGTCTAAGGGTCATCGGCATTGCTCAAAAAACCAACCCACCAGCAGTGGATGCTTTTAGCATTGAAGATGAGTCGGATATGCTTTTGATTGGCTACCTAGCCTTCCTTGACCCACCAAAGGAATCCACCCAACCGGCCCTCAAGGCTCTGGCTGACCACCAAGTGGATGTGAAGGTCCTAACGGGTGATAATGAAGAAGTTACCAGGTCGGTGTGTCGTCAAGTAGGGATTTCGGCAGATAGTATCATTAATGGGATCGACCTGGAATCTATGGACGAGGAAGCCTTAGCCCAAGCGGTGGAAGACTACCAAGTCTTCGTCAAAATTTCTCCTCAACAAAAGGCCCAAATTACCCAAATTCTCCAAGATAACGGCCATGTGGTTGGCTTTATGGGTGACGGGATTAATGATGCCGCTGCCTTAACGACTTCTGATGTGGGCATTTCTGTTGATACAGCGGTCGATATTGCCAAGGAATCAGCCGATATCATTCTTTTAGAAAAAGATTTGATGATTTTAGAAAAGGGCGTCGTTTCTGGTCGGGAAATATTTGGGAATATTATGAAATATATTAATATTACGACTTCATCAAATTTTGGGAATACTTTTTCCATCTTGATGGCTTCCTTATTCTTACCTTTCTTGCCCATGATGCCGACCCAACTTTTAGTCTTGAACCTGATCTATGACATCGCCTGCATTTCCATTCCTTGGGACCGTATGGATGCCTCTTACTTGAAGGAACCTAAGAACTGGGACGCTTCGCATGTGAAGAATTTTATGATTTACTTTGGCCCAATTTCTTCCATTTTTGATGTGCTTTCCTTTGTGGCACTTTACCATTGGATTATTCCTCAAGTCCTAAACGGATCTTATTGGACCTTATCGACGGGACAACAAGCTATTTTTGAAGCCCTCTTCCATTCAGGCTGGTTCGTGGTTTCCTTATGGTCACAAACCCTAGTTCTTCATATGTTAAGGACTGAAAAACTGCCCTTTATTCAAAGTCGGCCATCCTTTATTTTTACCACGATCACAACTATTGGAATCATCTTTGGTAGCCTATTGCCACGGACCAAGTTAGGCTTCTATCTAGGTCTAGCTCCCTTACCCGGCTCTTTCTGGCTCTTACTGGTGGCTATTGTGATTTCTTACCTGGTCCTAGTGACCTTGGTCAAACATTTCTACGTTAAACATTATGGCAAGTTACTCTAA
- a CDS encoding cyclodeaminase/cyclohydrolase family protein — MELESLIKAVASKAPAPGGGAVSCVTGSFACALASMAAKVTLDRTDFSKDANTAANLSDLAHQMDRDSDSFLHFAREDEKVSARLFAAYKQKASSEDEKQARSEQIQVTLIQATHLPLQVIALVVDDLALLENVARLVKPSILADVEVARDHLLTAFKGSNHNVENNLALIKDQASAQFLAKKQSALLDRIEKLDQALLKAIEKRKRQ, encoded by the coding sequence ATGGAATTAGAATCATTAATTAAAGCAGTGGCTTCCAAGGCACCTGCCCCAGGCGGTGGGGCGGTTTCCTGTGTCACTGGTAGTTTTGCGTGTGCCTTGGCAAGTATGGCAGCTAAGGTGACTTTGGACCGGACTGACTTTTCCAAGGATGCCAATACCGCGGCTAACTTATCTGACCTAGCCCATCAAATGGACCGGGACAGCGACAGCTTCTTACATTTTGCCCGCGAGGATGAAAAGGTCTCTGCCCGGCTCTTTGCAGCTTACAAGCAAAAGGCAAGTAGTGAGGATGAAAAACAAGCCCGCAGCGAACAAATCCAAGTGACCTTGATTCAAGCAACGCATTTACCTCTGCAAGTCATCGCCTTAGTGGTTGATGATTTGGCCCTACTAGAAAACGTCGCTCGCCTCGTTAAGCCAAGCATCTTAGCTGACGTTGAGGTGGCAAGGGACCACTTGTTGACTGCCTTTAAGGGCTCTAACCATAATGTAGAAAACAATTTGGCCTTAATTAAAGACCAGGCCAGCGCCCAATTTTTAGCTAAAAAACAAAGTGCTCTCTTAGACCGGATTGAAAAGCTGGACCAAGCCCTCCTTAAAGCAATTGAAAAACGTAAGAGACAATAA
- a CDS encoding zinc metallopeptidase yields the protein MFGFPLFYMFDPTIILLIIGAIIAGIASWNVNRTFDKYSRYTNRRGLTADQVARMMLDHNQIGHVGVSSVRGKLTDYYDPRDKNLYLSDQVSQESSISAIGVAAHECGHALQDADNYAFMRIREKIVPVVNFGSSLSMPILLLGVLFGMNQTLINIGIALFSLALLFQLVTLPVEFDASRRAIRCLDEMNILSQEELPYAKSTLRAAALTYVAGTVSTLLSLLRIIILFGGNRRD from the coding sequence GTGTTTGGATTTCCTTTATTCTACATGTTTGATCCTACCATTATCTTGTTAATTATCGGTGCCATTATTGCCGGGATTGCCTCTTGGAATGTCAACCGAACTTTTGATAAATATAGCCGCTATACTAACCGCCGTGGCTTAACTGCTGACCAGGTGGCCCGGATGATGTTGGACCACAACCAAATTGGCCATGTGGGTGTAAGTTCGGTGCGGGGGAAATTAACGGACTACTACGATCCCCGTGATAAGAATCTTTATCTCTCGGACCAAGTTTCCCAAGAGAGCTCGATTTCAGCCATTGGTGTTGCTGCTCATGAGTGCGGCCATGCCCTGCAGGATGCTGATAACTATGCCTTTATGCGGATCCGGGAAAAAATCGTCCCCGTGGTTAACTTTGGCTCCAGTCTGTCCATGCCTATCCTGTTACTTGGGGTCCTTTTTGGAATGAATCAAACCCTGATTAATATTGGGATTGCCTTGTTTTCCTTGGCCTTGTTATTTCAATTGGTGACTTTACCTGTTGAATTTGATGCTTCTAGACGGGCCATTCGTTGTCTCGACGAAATGAATATTCTGAGTCAGGAAGAATTACCCTATGCTAAGTCTACTTTAAGAGCGGCTGCTCTCACTTATGTAGCTGGGACAGTCTCTACCTTACTCTCCCTCCTGCGGATTATTATTCTTTTCGGTGGCAACCGGCGGGATTAA